A portion of the Scleropages formosus chromosome 15, fSclFor1.1, whole genome shotgun sequence genome contains these proteins:
- the LOC108921258 gene encoding ankyrin repeat domain-containing protein 6-like isoform X1, whose amino-acid sequence MSQQDAATRALSEQLIVASYKGQAENVVQLINRGAQVAVTKYGRTPLHLAAHKGHTEVARILLQAGCDLDIEDDGGQTALHRAAVVGNTAIIRALVHEGCNLDRQDQDGNTALHEASWHGFSQCVRVLVRARANIHARNKAGNIALHLACQNGHVQTVRVLLMGGSNPEQKNSIGDTCLHVAVRYNHVRVVKVLLGAFCSVTEKNKAGDTALHIAAALNHKKSARLLLHAGGDACIQNDTSQTALDLARENNSPDVALLLVKASQVRLLSRSRYVRKRRPELKVEHQAQLVPRPKKLPSKQESRSGEHSICCCGQVLCKGGGCKSEPAKNTAKSGTTNRKKSSKEKGSICRRENRPPETVHRRIKLRVSSPLATQPPHRFTSYHLYTLYRGKDGRIMQVSTQVMPQLRYHQQTKIGTSKPSVLKVPVKGCRCEPLIKKLENQLEATKEKMKLEIHSMQEQMNSRLQETDRQNKLQSKLLEKMAQERVALERAECHRRIDERATLLCIEQEKRQASVIHELKNWCLTRIEETEERLSKDPPKTELYLADLGVLPRPGTIGHARRGVDEGSSRNIAGNSPGNGSIPLVESRPQPVSPQVVRPKERLHPSIQPIRLHQDQENVGVTYGRYSKGCFDQAEYPSSVTGRYSREHPLHDGRRWDTGQQTGGIPGAPGEWPPSTPPGRQRNCARAEEVTRHFFQVVSTQMEHWCERKVEEARRQAKKEALRERAALLERIDCLEEELRQLRKTTTVSGAVMQQDMMSGEQNTGQSQPTYKSAVVKFSNAKHV is encoded by the exons TACGGCCGCACCCCACTGCACTTGGCCGCCCACAAAGGTCACACGGAGGTCGCACGAATTCTCCTGCAGGCCGGGTGTGATCTGGACATCGAGGACGAT GGGGGTCAGACAGCCTTGCATCGCGCAGCTGTGGTGGGCAACACTGCTATCATCAGAGCTCTCGTCCATGAAGGCTGCAACCTGGACAGGCAGGATCAG GACGGCAACACGGCTTTGCATGAGGCTTCGTGGcatgggttcagccagtgtgtcaGAGTGCTGGTCAGGGCTCGAGCTAACATCCATGCCAGGAACAAG GCTGGGAACATAGCCCTTCACCTGGCCTGCCAGAACGGCCACGTGCAGACGGTTCGAGTGCTGCTGATGGGGGGCTCGAACCCAGAGCAGAAAAACAGT ATTGGAGACACATGTTTGCATGTGGCAGTCCGCTACAACCACGTGAGGGTGGTTAAGGTACTCCTAGGTGCCTTCTGCTCTGTAACTGAGAAGAATAAG GCAGGAGATACTGCTCTCCATATCGCTGCCGCTCTGAATCACAAGAAGTCGGCGCGACTCCTCCTGCACGCTGGAGGTGATGCCTGCATCCAGAATGAT ACCAGTCAGACCGCACTGGACCTAGCCAGGGAAAACAACAGCCCTGATGTGGCCTTGCTCCTGGTGAAAGCCTCacag GTTCGGCTGCTCAGCCGCAGCAGGTATGTGAGGAAACGAAGACCGGAACTGAAGGTGGAGCACCAGGCTCAACTTGTTCCCAGGCCTAAGAAACTACCAAGCAAG CAGGAGAGTAGGTCTGGAGAACACAGCATCTGCTGCTGTGGACAAGTGCTTTGCAAAGGTGGCGGGTGCAAAAGCGAGCCTGCGAAGAACACAGCCAAATCCGGAACGACAAACAGGAAGAAATCGTCAAAAGAAAAG GGTTCCATCTGCAGAAGGGAGAACAGGCCACCAGAAACAGTCCATAGGAGGATCAAACTGCGTGTGTCCTCTCCACTGGCCACACAGCCTCCTCACAGATTCACCAGCTATCATCTGTACACTCTTTATCGTGGTAAGGATGGGAGGATCATGCAGGTGAGCACACAGGTAATGCCCCAACTCAGATACCATCAGCAAACAAAGATCGGAACTTCAAAGCCATCTGTTTTAAAGGTTCCAGTAAAAGGCTGTCGCTGTGAGCCCCTCAtcaaaaaactggaaaaccagCTGGAAGCCACCAAGGAGAAGATGAAGTTGGAGATTCACAGTATGCAGGAGCAGATGAACTCCAGACTACAGGAGACTGACCGCCAGAACAAGCTCCAG AGCAAGCTTTTGGAGAAGATGGCCCAAGAGAGAGTGGCACTGGAGAGAGCAGAGTGTCATCGTCGAATTGATGAGAGAGCCACCCTGCTGTGTATAGAGCAGGAGAAGAGACAG GCTTCTGTCATCCATGAGCTGAAGAACTGGTGCCTGACCAGGATTGAAGAGACAGAAGAGCGCTTGTCCAAAGACCCCCCAAAAACTGAACTGTATCTTGCTGATTTGGGGGTTCTTCCAAGGCCAGGCACAATAGGCCATGCCAGGAGAGGGGTTGATGAAGGATCCTCCAGAAACATTGCAGGCAACTCCCCAG GTAATGGAAGCATCCCGCTGGTGgaaagcaggccccagccaGTGTCTCCTCAGGTTGTCCGGCCAAAAGAACGGCTGCACCCCTCCATCCAGCCCATCAGACTGCATCAGGACCAGGAGAACGTGGGTGTCACATATGGGCGGTACAGCAAAGGCTGCTTTGATCAGGCTGAATACCCATCTTCAGTCACAGGCCGGTATTCCAGAGAGCACCCCCTGCATGACGGCCGAAGATGGGACACTGGGCAGCAGACAGGGGGCATCCCAGGTGCTCCCGGCGAGTGGCCGCCATCCACCCCACCTGGTCGACAAAGGAACTGTGCTCGTGCAGAGGAGGTCACCCGTCACTTTTTCCAGGTCGTCTCGACGCAGATGGAGCACTGGTGCGAGAGGAAAGTGGAGGAGGCCCGCAGGCAGGCGAAGAAGGAGGCTCTGCGGGAACGGGCTGCCCTTCTGGAGCGCATTGACTGTCTGGAGGAGGAGCTCCGACAGCTGCGAAAGACGACCACGGTCAGTGGAGCAGTGATGCAACAGGACATGATGAGTGGCGAGCAAAATACTGGACAGTCACAACCCACATATAAGTCAGCTGTTGTAAAGTTCTCTAATGCAAAACACGTGTAA
- the LOC108921258 gene encoding ankyrin repeat domain-containing protein 6-like isoform X3: protein MSQQDAATRALSEQLIVASYKGQAENVVQLINRGAQVAVTKYGRTPLHLAAHKGHTEVARILLQAGCDLDIEDDGGQTALHRAAVVGNTAIIRALVHEGCNLDRQDQDGNTALHEASWHGFSQCVRVLVRARANIHARNKAGNIALHLACQNGHVQTVRVLLMGGSNPEQKNSIGDTCLHVAVRYNHVRVVKVLLGAFCSVTEKNKAGDTALHIAAALNHKKSARLLLHAGGDACIQNDTSQTALDLARENNSPDVALLLVKASQVRLLSRSRYVRKRRPELKVEHQAQLVPRPKKLPSKQESRSGEHSICCCGQVLCKGGGCKSEPAKNTAKSGTTNRKKSSKEKGSICRRENRPPETVHRRIKLRVSSPLATQPPHRFTSYHLYTLYRGKDGRIMQVSTQVMPQLRYHQQTKIGTSKPSVLKVPVKGCRCEPLIKKLENQLEATKEKMKLEIHSMQEQMNSRLQETDRQNKLQSKLLEKMAQERVALERAECHRRIDERATLLCIEQEKRQASVIHELKNWCLTRIEETEERLSKDPPKTELYLADLGVLPRPGTIGHARRGVDEGSSRNIAGNSPGNGSIPLVESRPQPVSPQVVRPKERLHPSIQPIRLHQDQENVGVTYGRYSKGCFDQAEYPSSVTGRYSREHPLHDGRRWDTGQQTGGIPGRLDADGALVREESGGGPQAGEEGGSAGTGCPSGAH from the exons TACGGCCGCACCCCACTGCACTTGGCCGCCCACAAAGGTCACACGGAGGTCGCACGAATTCTCCTGCAGGCCGGGTGTGATCTGGACATCGAGGACGAT GGGGGTCAGACAGCCTTGCATCGCGCAGCTGTGGTGGGCAACACTGCTATCATCAGAGCTCTCGTCCATGAAGGCTGCAACCTGGACAGGCAGGATCAG GACGGCAACACGGCTTTGCATGAGGCTTCGTGGcatgggttcagccagtgtgtcaGAGTGCTGGTCAGGGCTCGAGCTAACATCCATGCCAGGAACAAG GCTGGGAACATAGCCCTTCACCTGGCCTGCCAGAACGGCCACGTGCAGACGGTTCGAGTGCTGCTGATGGGGGGCTCGAACCCAGAGCAGAAAAACAGT ATTGGAGACACATGTTTGCATGTGGCAGTCCGCTACAACCACGTGAGGGTGGTTAAGGTACTCCTAGGTGCCTTCTGCTCTGTAACTGAGAAGAATAAG GCAGGAGATACTGCTCTCCATATCGCTGCCGCTCTGAATCACAAGAAGTCGGCGCGACTCCTCCTGCACGCTGGAGGTGATGCCTGCATCCAGAATGAT ACCAGTCAGACCGCACTGGACCTAGCCAGGGAAAACAACAGCCCTGATGTGGCCTTGCTCCTGGTGAAAGCCTCacag GTTCGGCTGCTCAGCCGCAGCAGGTATGTGAGGAAACGAAGACCGGAACTGAAGGTGGAGCACCAGGCTCAACTTGTTCCCAGGCCTAAGAAACTACCAAGCAAG CAGGAGAGTAGGTCTGGAGAACACAGCATCTGCTGCTGTGGACAAGTGCTTTGCAAAGGTGGCGGGTGCAAAAGCGAGCCTGCGAAGAACACAGCCAAATCCGGAACGACAAACAGGAAGAAATCGTCAAAAGAAAAG GGTTCCATCTGCAGAAGGGAGAACAGGCCACCAGAAACAGTCCATAGGAGGATCAAACTGCGTGTGTCCTCTCCACTGGCCACACAGCCTCCTCACAGATTCACCAGCTATCATCTGTACACTCTTTATCGTGGTAAGGATGGGAGGATCATGCAGGTGAGCACACAGGTAATGCCCCAACTCAGATACCATCAGCAAACAAAGATCGGAACTTCAAAGCCATCTGTTTTAAAGGTTCCAGTAAAAGGCTGTCGCTGTGAGCCCCTCAtcaaaaaactggaaaaccagCTGGAAGCCACCAAGGAGAAGATGAAGTTGGAGATTCACAGTATGCAGGAGCAGATGAACTCCAGACTACAGGAGACTGACCGCCAGAACAAGCTCCAG AGCAAGCTTTTGGAGAAGATGGCCCAAGAGAGAGTGGCACTGGAGAGAGCAGAGTGTCATCGTCGAATTGATGAGAGAGCCACCCTGCTGTGTATAGAGCAGGAGAAGAGACAG GCTTCTGTCATCCATGAGCTGAAGAACTGGTGCCTGACCAGGATTGAAGAGACAGAAGAGCGCTTGTCCAAAGACCCCCCAAAAACTGAACTGTATCTTGCTGATTTGGGGGTTCTTCCAAGGCCAGGCACAATAGGCCATGCCAGGAGAGGGGTTGATGAAGGATCCTCCAGAAACATTGCAGGCAACTCCCCAG GTAATGGAAGCATCCCGCTGGTGgaaagcaggccccagccaGTGTCTCCTCAGGTTGTCCGGCCAAAAGAACGGCTGCACCCCTCCATCCAGCCCATCAGACTGCATCAGGACCAGGAGAACGTGGGTGTCACATATGGGCGGTACAGCAAAGGCTGCTTTGATCAGGCTGAATACCCATCTTCAGTCACAGGCCGGTATTCCAGAGAGCACCCCCTGCATGACGGCCGAAGATGGGACACTGGGCAGCAGACAGGGGGCATCCCAG GTCGTCTCGACGCAGATGGAGCACTGGTGCGAGAGGAAAGTGGAGGAGGCCCGCAGGCAGGCGAAGAAGGAGGCTCTGCGGGAACGGGCTGCCCTTCTGGAGCGCATTGA
- the LOC108921258 gene encoding ankyrin repeat domain-containing protein 6-like isoform X2, translating to MSQQDAATRALSEQLIVASYKGQAENVVQLINRGAQVAVTKYGRTPLHLAAHKGHTEVARILLQAGCDLDIEDDGGQTALHRAAVVGNTAIIRALVHEGCNLDRQDQDGNTALHEASWHGFSQCVRVLVRARANIHARNKAGNIALHLACQNGHVQTVRVLLMGGSNPEQKNSIGDTCLHVAVRYNHVRVVKVLLGAFCSVTEKNKAGDTALHIAAALNHKKSARLLLHAGGDACIQNDTSQTALDLARENNSPDVALLLVKASQVRLLSRSRYVRKRRPELKVEHQAQLVPRPKKLPSKQESRSGEHSICCCGQVLCKGGGCKSEPAKNTAKSGTTNRKKSSKEKGSICRRENRPPETVHRRIKLRVSSPLATQPPHRFTSYHLYTLYRGKDGRIMQVPVKGCRCEPLIKKLENQLEATKEKMKLEIHSMQEQMNSRLQETDRQNKLQSKLLEKMAQERVALERAECHRRIDERATLLCIEQEKRQASVIHELKNWCLTRIEETEERLSKDPPKTELYLADLGVLPRPGTIGHARRGVDEGSSRNIAGNSPGNGSIPLVESRPQPVSPQVVRPKERLHPSIQPIRLHQDQENVGVTYGRYSKGCFDQAEYPSSVTGRYSREHPLHDGRRWDTGQQTGGIPGAPGEWPPSTPPGRQRNCARAEEVTRHFFQVVSTQMEHWCERKVEEARRQAKKEALRERAALLERIDCLEEELRQLRKTTTVSGAVMQQDMMSGEQNTGQSQPTYKSAVVKFSNAKHV from the exons TACGGCCGCACCCCACTGCACTTGGCCGCCCACAAAGGTCACACGGAGGTCGCACGAATTCTCCTGCAGGCCGGGTGTGATCTGGACATCGAGGACGAT GGGGGTCAGACAGCCTTGCATCGCGCAGCTGTGGTGGGCAACACTGCTATCATCAGAGCTCTCGTCCATGAAGGCTGCAACCTGGACAGGCAGGATCAG GACGGCAACACGGCTTTGCATGAGGCTTCGTGGcatgggttcagccagtgtgtcaGAGTGCTGGTCAGGGCTCGAGCTAACATCCATGCCAGGAACAAG GCTGGGAACATAGCCCTTCACCTGGCCTGCCAGAACGGCCACGTGCAGACGGTTCGAGTGCTGCTGATGGGGGGCTCGAACCCAGAGCAGAAAAACAGT ATTGGAGACACATGTTTGCATGTGGCAGTCCGCTACAACCACGTGAGGGTGGTTAAGGTACTCCTAGGTGCCTTCTGCTCTGTAACTGAGAAGAATAAG GCAGGAGATACTGCTCTCCATATCGCTGCCGCTCTGAATCACAAGAAGTCGGCGCGACTCCTCCTGCACGCTGGAGGTGATGCCTGCATCCAGAATGAT ACCAGTCAGACCGCACTGGACCTAGCCAGGGAAAACAACAGCCCTGATGTGGCCTTGCTCCTGGTGAAAGCCTCacag GTTCGGCTGCTCAGCCGCAGCAGGTATGTGAGGAAACGAAGACCGGAACTGAAGGTGGAGCACCAGGCTCAACTTGTTCCCAGGCCTAAGAAACTACCAAGCAAG CAGGAGAGTAGGTCTGGAGAACACAGCATCTGCTGCTGTGGACAAGTGCTTTGCAAAGGTGGCGGGTGCAAAAGCGAGCCTGCGAAGAACACAGCCAAATCCGGAACGACAAACAGGAAGAAATCGTCAAAAGAAAAG GGTTCCATCTGCAGAAGGGAGAACAGGCCACCAGAAACAGTCCATAGGAGGATCAAACTGCGTGTGTCCTCTCCACTGGCCACACAGCCTCCTCACAGATTCACCAGCTATCATCTGTACACTCTTTATCGTGGTAAGGATGGGAGGATCATGCAG GTTCCAGTAAAAGGCTGTCGCTGTGAGCCCCTCAtcaaaaaactggaaaaccagCTGGAAGCCACCAAGGAGAAGATGAAGTTGGAGATTCACAGTATGCAGGAGCAGATGAACTCCAGACTACAGGAGACTGACCGCCAGAACAAGCTCCAG AGCAAGCTTTTGGAGAAGATGGCCCAAGAGAGAGTGGCACTGGAGAGAGCAGAGTGTCATCGTCGAATTGATGAGAGAGCCACCCTGCTGTGTATAGAGCAGGAGAAGAGACAG GCTTCTGTCATCCATGAGCTGAAGAACTGGTGCCTGACCAGGATTGAAGAGACAGAAGAGCGCTTGTCCAAAGACCCCCCAAAAACTGAACTGTATCTTGCTGATTTGGGGGTTCTTCCAAGGCCAGGCACAATAGGCCATGCCAGGAGAGGGGTTGATGAAGGATCCTCCAGAAACATTGCAGGCAACTCCCCAG GTAATGGAAGCATCCCGCTGGTGgaaagcaggccccagccaGTGTCTCCTCAGGTTGTCCGGCCAAAAGAACGGCTGCACCCCTCCATCCAGCCCATCAGACTGCATCAGGACCAGGAGAACGTGGGTGTCACATATGGGCGGTACAGCAAAGGCTGCTTTGATCAGGCTGAATACCCATCTTCAGTCACAGGCCGGTATTCCAGAGAGCACCCCCTGCATGACGGCCGAAGATGGGACACTGGGCAGCAGACAGGGGGCATCCCAGGTGCTCCCGGCGAGTGGCCGCCATCCACCCCACCTGGTCGACAAAGGAACTGTGCTCGTGCAGAGGAGGTCACCCGTCACTTTTTCCAGGTCGTCTCGACGCAGATGGAGCACTGGTGCGAGAGGAAAGTGGAGGAGGCCCGCAGGCAGGCGAAGAAGGAGGCTCTGCGGGAACGGGCTGCCCTTCTGGAGCGCATTGACTGTCTGGAGGAGGAGCTCCGACAGCTGCGAAAGACGACCACGGTCAGTGGAGCAGTGATGCAACAGGACATGATGAGTGGCGAGCAAAATACTGGACAGTCACAACCCACATATAAGTCAGCTGTTGTAAAGTTCTCTAATGCAAAACACGTGTAA